In Oceanobacillus sp. FSL K6-2867, one DNA window encodes the following:
- the menC gene encoding o-succinylbenzoate synthase — MTIPIKQLKLHKLNMRMKNPFTTSFGTFQDKEFFITELIDEDGNRGYGESVAFSSPWYSEETVKINLHVMEDFLIPILKDNQVSHPDQVSDLFHPIKRNNMAKSALEGAVWDLYAKRENLTLAAALGGERKQIDVGISIGIQPTLDDLIQTIQHFVDAGYKRIKIKIKPGWDVEILREVRKHFPDTPIMADANSAYTIDDIEHLQKLDDLNLMMIEQPLQHDDIIDHAKLQAVMKTPICLDESIHSLDDTKKAYELGSCKIINIKIGRVGGLTEAKRIHDFCMDKGIDVWCGGMLEAGVGRAHNIALTTLAQFVLPGDTAGSSRYWEKDIIKPEVIAEDGLIHVPEQPGIGYDIDEEAMDEFTEWTRVYHF, encoded by the coding sequence ATGACAATACCTATTAAACAACTGAAACTACATAAATTGAACATGCGCATGAAGAATCCTTTTACAACGAGCTTTGGGACCTTCCAGGATAAAGAATTTTTTATTACAGAGCTCATTGATGAAGATGGAAATCGCGGGTATGGGGAGTCTGTTGCATTTTCAAGTCCCTGGTATAGTGAAGAAACGGTAAAGATAAATTTGCATGTTATGGAAGACTTTCTTATTCCTATTTTAAAAGATAATCAAGTCAGTCATCCGGATCAAGTATCCGATTTATTCCATCCAATTAAGCGTAATAATATGGCAAAGTCTGCATTAGAGGGAGCAGTTTGGGATTTATATGCAAAACGAGAAAATCTAACATTAGCGGCAGCTCTAGGTGGAGAAAGAAAACAAATTGATGTTGGAATCAGTATAGGAATCCAGCCTACATTAGATGATTTAATTCAAACGATTCAACACTTTGTTGATGCCGGCTACAAACGAATAAAAATAAAAATTAAGCCAGGTTGGGATGTAGAGATTCTTCGTGAGGTACGCAAGCATTTTCCGGATACACCAATTATGGCGGATGCAAATTCAGCATATACAATTGATGATATTGAGCATTTACAAAAGTTAGATGATCTCAATTTAATGATGATTGAACAGCCTTTACAGCATGATGATATTATAGACCATGCGAAGCTTCAAGCTGTTATGAAAACACCAATTTGCTTAGATGAGAGTATCCATTCACTCGACGACACGAAAAAAGCCTACGAGCTTGGCAGCTGCAAAATTATTAATATAAAAATTGGGCGTGTCGGTGGATTAACCGAAGCGAAACGTATTCATGATTTTTGTATGGATAAAGGTATCGATGTTTGGTGTGGTGGCATGCTCGAAGCTGGTGTAGGCAGAGCACATAATATTGCATTAACAACACTTGCACAATTTGTGTTACCAGGAGATACAGCTGGTTCTTCAAGATATTGGGAAAAAGATATCATTAAGCCAGAAGTTATTGCTGAGGATGGACTCATACACGTTCCGGAACAGCCTGGAATTGGCTATGACATCGATGAGGAAGCAATGGATGAATTTACGGAATGGACAAGAGTTTATCATTTCTAA
- a CDS encoding M20 peptidase aminoacylase family protein: MDATLKKLNPLLKDIFNYLHENPEISWEESQTTAYIEKLFQGKDCTIKRFDDSTGLVIDVGSGSPVIALRADIDALWQEVNGTFQANHSCGHDAHMTIVIGALLTILEEKKQFEGTFRFIFQPAEEKGNGALAFVDKGIVDDVDYLYGMHLRPIEELGYGQFAPAIKHGAAKFIQGHIKGHDAHGARPHLNANAIQVGTDFFQAINSIRVNPMIPHSAKMTAFHAGGKSSNIIPGNASFSIDVRAQNNEVMEEITEKIYRIASSLAELYDVEIDLSVGANIAAAELDQDAISFMRQAIAECAGEDNLSPVITTTGGDDFHFYTIKRPALKATMLAVGCDLVPGLHHPEMIFNHNAIPKAVEIITRALYKTMESF, translated from the coding sequence ATGGATGCAACCTTAAAAAAGCTAAATCCTTTATTAAAGGATATATTTAATTATTTACACGAAAATCCAGAGATCAGCTGGGAAGAAAGTCAGACAACCGCTTATATTGAAAAGCTGTTTCAAGGCAAGGACTGTACGATAAAACGTTTTGATGATTCAACAGGTTTAGTAATCGATGTAGGTAGCGGCAGTCCTGTTATTGCCCTCAGAGCAGATATCGATGCATTATGGCAGGAAGTGAACGGAACATTCCAGGCAAATCACTCCTGCGGACATGATGCCCATATGACGATTGTCATTGGGGCGCTGCTTACAATCTTAGAAGAAAAGAAACAGTTTGAAGGAACATTTCGATTTATTTTTCAACCAGCAGAGGAGAAAGGCAATGGTGCGTTAGCCTTTGTGGACAAAGGCATTGTTGACGATGTGGATTATTTGTATGGCATGCATTTGAGACCGATAGAGGAGTTAGGATATGGACAATTTGCTCCGGCTATTAAGCACGGTGCAGCTAAGTTTATCCAAGGCCATATAAAAGGGCATGATGCACATGGAGCCAGACCGCATTTAAATGCAAATGCCATTCAGGTTGGAACGGATTTTTTTCAAGCGATTAATAGCATTCGAGTGAACCCGATGATTCCTCACTCTGCTAAAATGACTGCGTTCCATGCAGGGGGAAAAAGCTCAAATATAATTCCCGGAAATGCTAGTTTTTCAATTGACGTGAGGGCTCAGAATAATGAAGTGATGGAAGAAATTACAGAAAAAATTTATCGCATTGCTTCATCGCTTGCGGAGCTTTATGACGTAGAAATTGATTTGTCAGTTGGAGCGAATATAGCCGCTGCAGAGCTTGATCAAGATGCAATATCTTTTATGAGACAGGCAATTGCTGAATGTGCGGGAGAAGATAATTTATCCCCGGTTATTACAACAACAGGCGGGGATGATTTTCATTTTTATACAATTAAACGACCAGCTTTAAAAGCAACAATGCTGGCAGTTGGGTGTGATTTGGTGCCGGGTCTTCATCATCCAGAGATGATCTTTAATCATAACGCTATTCCAAAAGCAGTTGAAATTATAACACGCGCCTTATATAAAACAATGGAGTCATTTTAG
- a CDS encoding 5-methyltetrahydropteroyltriglutamate--homocysteine S-methyltransferase, whose product MTKTLVKAPFKADHVGSLLRPESLHQAREDFKAGKITAAELREVETKEIKRIVDKQIEVGLEAVTDGEFRRSWWHLDFLEHLNGIEGYNTEKGYQFDGVETDRYHVRNIGKISFNADHPFIKDFIEFKEIVGDRAVPKQTIPSPNQLFEVGIRNPEIYPDIEEYANDITQAYRDAVKAFYDAGVRYLQLDDVYIAGLSSSDFKLIDTGGYSREQLIDLAVRIVNGVLEDKPEDLIVTTHLCRGNYRSSWAFQGSYAEVAPILFAKEKVDGFFLEYDDERSGTFEPLKHVPKGGAQVVIGAITSKFGELEDKEVIKKRIEAASEFVPLEQIALSPQCGFASTHHGNKLSEEEQWAKLKYIVDLSKEIWK is encoded by the coding sequence ATGACAAAAACTTTAGTAAAAGCACCTTTCAAAGCAGACCACGTAGGAAGTTTATTACGCCCAGAAAGCCTACATCAGGCGAGAGAAGATTTTAAAGCAGGAAAAATCACTGCGGCAGAATTACGCGAAGTAGAAACGAAAGAAATCAAACGTATTGTTGATAAACAGATTGAAGTCGGATTAGAAGCAGTAACCGATGGTGAATTCCGTCGCAGCTGGTGGCATCTTGATTTTCTTGAGCATTTAAATGGGATTGAAGGCTACAACACCGAAAAAGGCTATCAATTCGATGGCGTAGAAACAGACCGATATCATGTTCGTAACATCGGGAAAATTTCCTTTAATGCCGATCATCCGTTTATTAAGGACTTTATTGAATTTAAGGAAATTGTTGGTGACCGTGCAGTTCCGAAACAAACGATTCCAAGTCCAAACCAGCTATTTGAAGTTGGGATACGAAACCCAGAAATTTATCCAGATATTGAAGAATATGCCAACGATATTACACAAGCATACCGAGACGCTGTAAAAGCATTCTATGATGCTGGTGTGCGTTACTTACAATTAGACGATGTGTACATTGCTGGACTTTCATCTTCTGACTTTAAATTAATCGATACTGGCGGCTATTCAAGAGAGCAATTAATCGATTTAGCAGTTCGTATTGTAAATGGTGTACTCGAAGACAAACCAGAGGATTTAATTGTAACAACACATCTATGTCGCGGAAACTATCGTTCAAGCTGGGCATTCCAAGGAAGCTATGCTGAAGTTGCTCCGATTCTTTTTGCGAAAGAGAAAGTGGACGGCTTTTTCCTTGAGTACGACGATGAGCGTTCCGGAACCTTCGAACCGCTGAAACATGTTCCAAAAGGTGGAGCACAAGTCGTTATTGGAGCGATCACATCCAAGTTCGGTGAGCTAGAAGATAAAGAAGTGATCAAAAAGCGAATTGAAGCTGCATCAGAATTCGTCCCATTAGAGCAAATTGCTTTAAGTCCACAGTGCGGATTTGCTTCTACGCATCACGGCAATAAGCTATCAGAAGAAGAACAATGGGCGAAATTGAAATATATAGTTGATTTATCGAAAGAGATTTGGAAATAA
- a CDS encoding MurR/RpiR family transcriptional regulator: protein MDDIYQKIYQQKNTFTNSLQKIASYILENPRVFAVSSATEAGKQIGVSETTIIRFCKQLGYNGYKELQGEVQNILLQKSSLSDYVEDKKVGGGTKNSIKRLMASDAEDIQKVMQRLSEENLSTAVTKLTNADRVFVAGVRSSHALASWFSYSLDLILGHTRMYNPGTDDILLRLSELTERSVFVGFSFHRYAIDTINIAKHAKNGGAFVIGITDSSFSPITTYCDLVLSVQLSGKSTLDVAPAVMSLSNSIIASISLENDEKVKERVKMFDSISGKDFFD, encoded by the coding sequence ATGGATGATATTTACCAAAAGATCTATCAACAAAAAAATACGTTTACAAATAGTTTACAGAAGATTGCTTCATATATTTTGGAAAACCCGAGGGTATTTGCAGTTTCTTCTGCAACAGAAGCTGGAAAACAAATTGGAGTTAGTGAAACAACTATCATAAGATTTTGTAAACAGCTTGGATATAACGGATATAAGGAACTTCAAGGGGAGGTTCAAAATATTCTATTACAAAAGAGTTCACTATCTGATTATGTGGAGGATAAAAAGGTTGGTGGCGGCACAAAGAATTCCATTAAACGATTAATGGCAAGTGATGCAGAAGACATTCAAAAAGTGATGCAGCGGCTATCAGAGGAAAATCTTTCAACAGCTGTAACGAAATTAACAAATGCAGATCGTGTTTTTGTTGCTGGAGTTCGTTCCTCTCATGCATTAGCAAGCTGGTTTTCGTATTCACTTGATTTAATTCTCGGTCATACAAGGATGTATAATCCGGGCACAGATGATATTCTATTGCGGCTAAGCGAGCTTACGGAGAGAAGTGTGTTTGTAGGGTTTTCTTTTCACCGATACGCTATAGATACGATTAATATTGCCAAGCATGCTAAAAATGGGGGAGCATTTGTAATTGGAATAACAGATTCAAGCTTTTCTCCAATTACAACATATTGCGATTTAGTATTAAGTGTGCAGCTTTCCGGGAAATCAACCTTAGATGTTGCACCAGCAGTAATGTCATTGTCAAACAGTATTATTGCGTCAATCTCACTTGAAAATGATGAAAAAGTTAAAGAAAGAGTAAAAATGTTTGATTCCATAAGTGGAAAGGACTTTTTTGATTGA
- a CDS encoding GNAT family N-acetyltransferase, which yields MTKDKLDITEITTLNELREVQKLEESVWHMSAIPLHQTFTALTNGGIILGAYDSEKLIGFLYSFAGFDGKNAYLCSHMMGILPAYRKDGIGRRLKLKQAALAKEMGYEMITWTFDPLESVNAYLNLHKLGAKGVYFKENHYGELGDEFSQGLPSDRFQIMWDITQTCKEKEAVPVDAANILLQMDSDDYKPILTDNYHASDSMERDVWLVAIPANYQSLKEENFDLAKTWRLITQGLFRRLFQHGYQAFDFIHYADDFNYYVFRKQ from the coding sequence GTGACAAAAGATAAACTAGACATTACAGAAATAACGACACTGAACGAACTAAGAGAAGTTCAGAAGCTGGAAGAATCAGTATGGCATATGTCGGCGATCCCGTTGCATCAAACATTTACAGCATTAACGAATGGCGGCATTATTTTAGGAGCCTATGATTCCGAAAAGCTAATTGGATTTCTATACAGCTTCGCAGGATTTGATGGAAAAAATGCTTACTTATGCTCTCATATGATGGGAATACTTCCAGCGTATAGGAAAGATGGAATTGGAAGAAGGTTAAAACTAAAGCAAGCGGCATTGGCAAAAGAAATGGGCTATGAAATGATAACATGGACGTTTGATCCATTAGAAAGTGTAAACGCCTATTTAAACTTGCACAAGCTTGGTGCCAAAGGGGTTTATTTTAAAGAAAATCATTATGGTGAGCTAGGTGATGAATTCAGTCAAGGACTGCCATCTGATCGTTTTCAGATTATGTGGGATATTACTCAAACCTGCAAAGAGAAGGAAGCCGTACCAGTTGATGCGGCAAATATATTATTACAAATGGACTCTGATGATTATAAGCCAATTTTAACAGACAACTATCATGCAAGTGATAGTATGGAAAGGGATGTTTGGCTGGTTGCAATTCCAGCAAATTACCAAAGTCTGAAAGAGGAAAACTTTGACCTTGCAAAAACATGGAGACTTATAACGCAAGGTCTCTTTAGAAGACTCTTCCAACATGGCTATCAAGCTTTCGATTTTATTCATTATGCTGATGACTTTAATTACTATGTTTTTCGCAAGCAGTAA